One Psilocybe cubensis strain MGC-MH-2018 chromosome 9, whole genome shotgun sequence genomic window, GAGACGGCGATGGTGGCCTCGGGCTCTCGTCCATGGCGTTGAATCAAAACTGCGTCGTAGGTTGTGAAGAATGTGGTGGTCGATGTCGAAGATTTGCTGCAAGACACCATTGTTGAAATTTGGGCCAATATTTACACAAAATCTGTGTCCGTAAGAGGTAAGTTGTGATATTTTCACAAACCTTCCAGAACTGGTTTGAAATTCTCCCAAATAAGGACAAAATAAGGGCCAAACTCTTGTTTGATTTCTATTCAACCTGCAATTCATTCTGACACCTTGATCTGGTATTTCATGTATAAGACAACTTCAAGGTTCATAttttattcaaaatgtaGGAGAAATTTCTACGTTGAATTCCATTTAGACTATCTGAGCAAGATATGAGTCTTTCGTAGAAGTCAGTCTTGTATTCGGAGAATCCCGACGTGTTATACCCTCAAAACGAGTCTTACATGTAATTACACTCGATATATAAGTACACGGGCTAATAATTTATTTGTCTCATGGGTCGTAGTCTGATACTGAGAATAGTAGTGGCATGTAGTTAGAAGTATAGATGACAAGGGTGACGTCCAGCAGATAGCACCAATCTATGAGTATACCGAAGTACTAGGTTGAATGTTTGTTGAATGCTGCCTAATATTCATTGACATCTTGATGCCGTCCTACGGTAGCAATATCACAGAAAGTAACACTCGAAAATTACTCTGGaatcgattttttttttaaaaaaattaCTCTGGAATACTTACCAATGTAATATATTGTGGTACCTTGCCGTTACATTGTCACAAGTGCTATCTTAATCTACCAGGAGCTCCCCGATTCCTTGATGGTTGCGCCCATCAATCACCTCAACTGGACAGCCATGGCCAGCGACGGGTGTGAATACATCCTCTTCCGCTTTCCCTCATAATGAACCTCTTTAGCAGGAAGAAAATTCCACAAAAAGACACAAACCAGGAGGAAAATGAAGGCCAGAAGCGCCCTGCTAGTACGTAGTTGTCCAAGAGTCGTTCACCCCATAATCTAAATTGCAACTACAGATACTGCTTTTAAGCAACAGAGGCTCAAAGCATGGCAGCCCATCCTGGCTCCAAAGACGGTTCTGCCCCTAGTGTTGCTTCTTGGTCTTTTATTCGTGCCCATCGCTGTCTTACTCATCTGGGGTTCGTCCCTCGTGACGGAGATTGCGATTGACTACACGGAATGCGAAAACCAgtcggcgtcgtcgtcaaACAGCTCCCTCAATTTCGTCAATATCCCATCGAACAAATATTCCTACAAACTTCGTTCTAAAGATGCAAAAGAATCCCACGAAATTTCCACACCTCGTTATGCATTTCTTGACAATACCAACAATGCCACCGTAACGGATGTTTCTGACAAGAAACAATGTGCTATTCAATTCCAAATTCCTGCAGACCTTGAGCCATCCGTTCTTCTCTACTACAAACTTACAAACTTTTACCAAAATCATCGTCGCTACGTAAAGAGTTTGAATTCCAAACAACTAAAAGGCAAATTTGTCAGTGCTACAGATCTTGACAAAAGCGACTGCAAGCCTCTCTCTTCCATAGACGGCAAGGCTATATATCCATGTGGTCTTATCGCGAATTCTGTATTCAACGGTTTGTTGACCATGGTCGTATTTTCAAACGCTTAAATCTGACAAAACTACATCAGACACATTTTCCAACCCAGTGTTGCTCAACCCATCCGGGTCCTCGCAATCGTCTCAGACCTACGAGCTCTCTTCAAGAAATATTGCATGGCCCGGAGAGGCAAATAAATATGTTTCATCACCTATTATCCCTGGTGGCTATTCTAGCTTTGATGAGATTGTCCCCCCTCCTAACTGGCACAACCGCTTTCCAAATAATTATACCAAGGAAAATCCCCCTCCCGACCTCCACAATGACGAGCGCTTCCAGAACTGGATGCGAACTGCGGGGCTTCCTACCTTTACAAAACTCTATGGCAGAAATGACAACGACACGATGCAAAAGGGTACATACCAAATAATTGTTGGACTAAGTGCGTAAAGTTGATCCCCAAAATACTGCATGATTATGACCTTGCTTGTAGATTTCCCCGTCCTTTCATACAAAGGAACTAAATCGATTGTTATATCCACTGTCTCATGGTCTGGTGGAAAGGGCAATTTCTTGGGATGGTCGTACATTGCTGCAGCAGTAGTTTATCTTTTGCTCGCAGTTTTCGGCGCCGCCCGTCAGCTCATTAAACCAAGGTCAGATTTTTGCATATTGCCAGAAGAATTCACTTAACATGATGACAGGCGTATTGGAGATATATCTCATCTGTCATGGAATCAACAAAAGATCCTATGATGTTCCTGTAACGCACGCCCCTAATTGTTGTTTACACACACTTGATATTGGTCTGGCCGATGATCGATGATGACTTACTAGTACGAAGTTTTCACCGATTGTAACATGAGATCTTAGTTTTGTACTCGTAGACGACCAATATACGATTGGTGCTGGTTTACATTGTGAGAAACGCGTGTTTCATGTTTTTCTGAAACTTTATTCTTCTtccctcttttttctctttttttcttcattttcctcTTTCGACACCCACACCTATGAACGGAAAACCTGTAAGGTCTCTTGTAAAGCGTTGTTTTTTACATGTTGGTTCTCATCTTCACAATAAaccatcttatcttatctataGATTGCATAATGTAATCGCTAACCCCGTCGGGTTTAACTTGGTTTTTATTTCGCACTAACGCACTCCAATCATGGACGTCGATCTCCCATACAAAGTTCAATCCATCGCTGAATTGCCAGGCTAGTTTCTCCCTTATTTTTCACAAAAATCCTTTTGTTAAGCCCCAATGGAATACAGGTCACGAAGACCGTGCCTGGCACGTAGCTTGGAACCCGGCAAAACCATTGCTTGCATCTTGTTCAGCTGACAAAACCGTCCGACTCTATTCCTATGCCTCCAGCTCAAATGAAGCAACCCCGGGACTCGAATTTCAATTGATAACTAGCATACCAACAGGGCATGCGAAGACAGTGCGCTCCGTCGCGTGGGCGCCTGCAGGCCAGACACTTGCGACCGCATCGTTCGATTCCAACATCGGGATATGGGAAAAGGAAGCGGATGAGTGGGAGTGTATAAGCACACTAGAAGGACATGAAACGGAATGCAAGTGTATCGCATACTCCGCTTCCGGGACGCTATTGGCGAGCTGCAGCAGGGATAAGACCGTCTGGATCTGGGAAGGTATGTCTATCATATCCCCCTGTTACTGTTAATATCGTTCAACTTTGACCACCCATAGTACACCCTGACGGCGATTTCGAAACCATTTCTGTTCTTATGGAACACACTCAAGACGTAAAATTTGTCAGCTGGCATCCGATAGAGGAGATTCTTGCCTCTGCTTCTTACGACGACACAATCAAGCTTTACATCGAAGATCCCTCTGACGACTGGTATTGCTTTTCTACGCTATCTGGGCACACTTCAACAGTGTGGTCTCTAGCATGGTCCCCGGGGACCAGCAGCTACCTCGCATCGTCAAGCGACGATAAGACCGTGCGAGTCTGGAGGCGAGTCGCTGAGCATAAATGGGAGTGCGTGCTGGTGCTCGGAGGCCATGATAGGAGCGTGTACAGCGTCAGCTGGAATAAGGCCCCCAAATCCGTCCGAAAATCTACCCCTGGTTGTCTTGGTTGGTTGGCGAGTGCAGGTGGGGACGGGAAGGTTCTTATATGGGAGCTCTCGGTACGTGGATATTCTACTCTACCCCAATGATCTATTCTCATCTCGCACACAGGAACCCATCTTGGAGGATAACACAAGCGGAAATGTCAGTCTTCTTCCACCTCGGCATAAACTGATTGCATCAATACCGTCAGCGCACGGTGTACACGATGTTAACTCGGTTGTTTGGTGTCCTCGAGAAGGATATGAAGACCTGCTAGCTACCACCGGCGACGATGGCTACACACGCGTGTGGAAAATTGTCCCTACGACATGACGTAGCCGTACACAAAAAATGAATAGATGTTATCTAGAGGTCAAGCTATGCTGCCGAACGACGTCGGGATGCTTCCCAGGATAGAGCAGTTGCCCAATGCCCTCAACAGAACTGTTGGGACCTTTATTACTTGCAGGGATTTATGGTGAAGAGGCTTCGTAGAGTAGCATGACGCAGTATAAATAGACGGCAATTAATAAGCGCCCTACCACCGCAGAACTTTATGGCGCCTGCGACAGATACTCCCAACCGTTAcgacatatatatataccaACCAAGAAACTTGCCACATATTTGTACTTCATCTGAACCGTGAGGCTTGACTTGGCGTCGGCCTCCAATAAACGTTTTTTTAAGGTGGTGACTGGGATAGATGTAGATCGAGTTTGATCAAGAAACAATCAGCTTACCTGGATTCCTCAGCAAGGCTCAGATAAAGCCACGGTCCTCCTGGTTACAGCAAAGGGGCACAATACCAAAAGGCGACTCTAACAATGTCGCATAAATCCGCACAAGACCAGTATCACACTCCTACGGCATCGCCTGCGTATTTTACGTGACATGCAATTCAGTTTGACCGTGTTCGACGGGAGTGCTGCTCCGCCATGGTGTATTATCAATTAGGCGAAGGGATAGTGAGCTCTGGCTAAAAATAGTTGAACATGATCCCAACACCCAATACCCCAAGCAAAGAAGTGAAGGTGTTCGTTCCGATTGTTGTCGCTGCGCTAGTCGGAGAGGGTGACGCTCCTGTGGAAGTCTTCGAGGATTGGGTACCAGCGGAATTGGATGTTTGAGCGTCATCTGGGACAGTGTAGCTATGCATCACCACATCATCAGTTCCTTCGTAACGGGAAAGTATAGCACGGCATACATAAAATTAGCCATAGCGAAGGTAAGGAACTTGCCATCTGGATCCACGGTCATATTGCGATTCGGAGAGGGACCTTTGATGCTAAGGCGTATAGTGTGTTCGACATTTGGGTCGAGATTCGTGGCAGAGAAAAGAGGTGCACAGGTGAATGGAAGTGAGTCTACAACACCATCGACATCTTTGGAGGTCCCGTCCAGATCGACGGTGTAAACGGGCGAAAGAGAGTTAAGAACACCCGTGATATAAATCCCAGAACCTATGATCCACGAATCCAGGTCAAGCTATAGAACTCTTTATGCACGAATGCAAAAAATACCTTTAAACTTATAGGATGCAGATGAATCCGCGCTCTGGCCTGCTGCAATGCTATCTGAACAGTTTGATGGCAAATTGTAGCAACCTGCTTGTCCAGCTACAACATTTCCATTTGAATCGATCCTACAGATGTTGGCGTCACCGGTCCCAGGACCATACTAATCAACAGATATAAAGGTTCTTTAGCTTCAGTTCATGATATTAAATGGAGAAAAGGGGGTATGCCTGAATGGTAGGATCGGTGACGGGTACGGTGATGTTCTTTTGTGCTGTAACGACAGCCGCCAACGAAAGAAAGGCAGCAAAGATGACTGGCTTTACATTAAATGTGTACATGTTTGAAGAGAAGATAAAAAGAATGTGATTGAGAGAGTGGATGGAGCGCAAAAGAGAACCTGGTCGTTAACAGACGAAACGTATGATGGTGGTATGAAACTGAAAGGGACTCGACAACGATTTGCAATGAAATTCACCAAGTTTACATGTGATCCAATACAATTGATGGCATCACAGACTTGGCCGCTTTACGGCAAACAGAGGCCTCGTTGAATAGTCAAAAGGCGGCCCTGTTGGCTGAGGGATTTGAAGTGGGCGTTGGCAGAACTGCATATTGCGGTACTCATCACCCGCGCGGATATCCAGTCCGAGGAAGGAGTGGTGAGGCTAGCGGTGAGAGTGAAGGAATCATCCGCGAAATTTCTCCATAACGACTCGATTGAAAACTGCCCCAGGGTACTTCTCCTCCAGAAGCGTGTTCCTCCACACAAGGTATCGTCTTTGGGAGAAGTTGCGAAATTTCGTTCGTACCTGCATCATGATCTCGTTCGAGTCTCATCCAACAGAAAGGCCGGCATTAACAATAGATCTGGCTCTTGAGCGCCAGATGAGCGCTCATTACATTTACACTGATAAACTTCTGGAAGACTTCGCTATATCAGGCACAAAACACATAAACGGAAATCAGTAAAAATCTACAAATTATGCTGCATCTTGCCTGTAGGTCTTCCAGGTTCCTCCAGGTAGTAGGGTGTCGTGTGTAACTTACGGCATGCTGACCCAACTTTAAGTCCTCCGAATCATGTTCAGAACTTGACTACAACCGGTGGAGACGGTCAAGGTGCTACATATAAACCAGTGCAAACAGCCTCGCAAGTGCGCATGCATTTAATGCCGATATCAATTGTACAATCATTTGTTTGAAGTCCACTACTGGCAAAGTCATCCCAGTTCACCTTTACTGTCAAATCCAATGGCTTCGACAGAGGCTTATCCTGTTGTGAAGCGACTCTTAAGCCCTACAGGTAGGCTCTAGACGAGTACAAGACCGGATGCCTCCACAAACACCCTTCTAAAATGCGCAGAGCCCGAAATAGAGCAGCTTGTTAAAGTTCTCTTGGATGCATTTACAGGCGAGTGTTCTTCTTTATTGCATTCTATGCTATGCGCTTAGTAAGTTCGTCCTTGTTGTTCATTTGCACACTCAGAGGCTGGCTTTGGAAAGGTTCTCCTGGGCGGTAGTCTGGAGATGGCCCCACAGAACATGCGCGCTAATGTAAATGCGGCAATCATCGATGGGGAGATCCATGTTCTTTGCATTGGACCTGAAGTTTCTGATATTGTGGGGACGTCGATCTGGTTTCCACCGGGAACAGGACCCTTCTCGAGGTATGGCATATGCCTTTGTCACTTCAAGTTGTCTTACTAACACCCTGGGCATACCTTTCACAGCGAGGAACAACGCGCAGCTGGACTCAATCAAGTTATAGCGGATATGCCAGGGTTGTTGAGGGGGTGGTGGATAAATTATGTGAGTACTCAAAGACAAATGCAATAATATACATCAATTTACATGACGAACTATCGTGGAAGTTCCTTCCAACTGTAGGAAATTTGGTTAAAAAGACGTATAGAAAGGACTACGAGCTAGAAGCCTGGCACTTGCATTATCTAGGCGTCATGAAATCTCATCACGGGAAAGGGTTTGGAAGGGATTTGCTCAAACTCGCGTCAATTGAAGTGAGTAAACAATTGTATCTTATGATGGTAATTTTTTTACGCCGGTGAACTGCAGGCAAAGAAGGCGAATGTACCTATTGTGTTGCACAcagtaaaagaaaaaaatgtataTATCCTTTCTTATAAAATTTCTATAACGGACATCACACAATCTTATTTTTAGGTTGTGATTTACAGCAAACTTGGACTACATGTTCGTGCGGACACTCCCATATCGAGCCCTTTTGGAGAAGGTCGCATATGGCTTATGTCCAGTGAAACATATTAGATAACCTTGAAACCCTTTTCGTAAATAATTAGATTTCTGTGTCGTCCCTGGTAGACCTTTTTTAAAGAACTTAAATTGGAGACGTGTGATCTGACATATTTTCTCCGGTCCAGTTGTCTTCTCCGGATATTTTAAGGATTCGAGAGATTTGTAATATTCAAATAATTAAGCAGTTAGTATCGTCGTTTGATCATATCCTGAACTCATTCGCCTAACTGTAATAGCAATGTCTTTGTTGCACGCTGAAACATCATACCCTCTTGTGAAGCGTCTTGTGGACCCCTCAGGTATGTTGTGTAGCTTTGAATACTGCCAATTTCGCTCTAATGGTGCTATCTTTCAAAAGAGGCAGAGGTAGAGCAAGCCACCAAGGTCCTGGTTGATGCTTTTAAAGGTTATCAAGAAATCTCTATGAAACGTTATGGAAAGCTCACTAGAGCTCTATCAGGCGATCCCTTTACGAACATTCTCGTGGGTGGAAACATGGACTTGGAACCCCTTCAATTGGGTGCCAATATAAGAGCAGCCCTCATTGGCGGTCAGGTCCACGTCATAACGCTGGGACCACAACCAGAAGATATTGTCGGCGTGGCGTTATGGTATCCGCCCGGATCAAGCTCTTTCTCTAGGCGAGTTTGTGCATATTGAGGGTCCATGGATTAAATGACTTATATGCCGCATTAGCGAAGAAGAGCGCGCGGCGGGCTGGAATCAGTTTCTAGAGGCCGCACCGGATGACTTGAGAAAGTGGTGGACAGATTATGTATTTTCTGGTTAATCTCAGGATGTCCCGCAATCGCTTATTCTCATTGTCGGTAGTTCATTCCTTCCATGACTCGGTTGAATGCTGACACTCTTGGGTCGGGTTACACGCATAACTCCTGGCACCTGCACATATTCGGGGTAATGAGAGCACGTCATCGTAAAGGTTACGGCAAAGCTCTATACCGTCTAGTCGAAAAACAGGCGAGTAGTTGCTGTGTATCTTAGATCAAAGCTTGCTTGACTTGTCCCATATCTCAGGCAAAGGAAACCCACTCATCTATCGTGTTGGAAACCACAACAGTACTAGATGTGCGCCCACGACTATTCCATAAATTTTCACGTAGTACTAACCTGTATTGTTCAGGTTCAGATATACCAGAGGCTTGGACTTGGAGTAAGAGGAGAGATTGATATCGAGAGTAACTATGGGAAAGCCCACATATGGCTCATGTCTAAAGAGAATTAGATTGACGCCGTGACCCGTCGTGGCGTAGTAGAAGCACAAGAGAGGAAAATTTGGTTTAGACAAGATTCATCAAACTCTATTTTCCGACAAAGAAGTGCCCGCCCATGAGTTTTGACAAGGCGTGGGGTATCGCAGCCCTGAGCTTTATTCGTCTATCTTGGCGCCCGAATCAGACCCTTCAAATCCAAACATCCCATCGCTCTAGGTGTAGCCTTTTCATACCAACAAGGATGCAGGTACGAGGGGTAGTACGGCACACACTTTTCCACGAAACCATTTTCAACGCACCGTTGAGCCTGAAGCACTGGTGCCCGCACCATTGAATGTATTGAATTTGACAATAACGATGTAAAATGGAGGAAATGGTAGATGTATTGTAGATTCTTGAGCAAGTGGCAAAAAACTACGGTGCGCTAGGAGTGCCATCCAGGAATTTAATCAAGTTACTCTGATGTTGCCTATTCTTGTGGGACTTGCGGGACTTGGTGTCTACCAGAGCCACCGCCTTGTGGTATTCCTCTATTTATAGTCTTGTAGAGGTACTTTTTCTATACACTCTATATGTTCTTCTATGGTTTTGGGGGTTTTCTAATGTCACATATTGAGAAAACGAGCTCttgtattcttttttttgtgtgtgtgtgtgtgtgttaaCGCCTCTAAGGGGAGGGCCCCTCCTTTGGCTTTGTACAGACTAATCTACCTACCAGCTCCCTGAGCTGCCAGAATGCCATCTTCAGACTATCCTTGCGTCCTGAGGGGCCCTCACGTCCCCTCACTGACCCTCTTTCTTTAGGCCTGTGATTTCTCCCTTTGCTCTTTTCCTCCCTTGCTCATCCCTACTGTGGAGCTCTTGTATTATAAATTTACCTTCAAGACTTGAAAAAACCTCTCGTAGTTACGACCATTGCTGCTAGGGACATGGGCTAATTTGTGTTGTAGATGAAATTTTACGTCCTCCCTCCTGGCATCGTTCTTCTTGCGTTCTTGGTTACATTTTGTGAGACGTTTAATAAAAGTAGTTTACAAGCTCCAACACTGCGCATCAACCAGAAAATTGAGTGTCTTTCGAAAACAATCGACCATcaatgacattgacattgctaTCAAGCCGAGGAAGGCGGCATATCGGCCCATTGCGCTTCATGCGGAATCAACAAGCCGCATTCAAGTTGTGTGTTCAAAACAGTTACACATTGCGGGCGATGAGCATCAAAGTCGTCTTTGCATTGCAACAACAGGACCCCGTTTGATGCAAACATCCCGTAGAAATGACTTCAAGCTATACCATCCAAATCCTCAACCACTCTTCGATGATCTATATCTTTTAATTCATTCGTTTCCTTCTATTTTTATTGGCTTACACAATTTAAAATACTGTAATCACAATGTAGAGTCATTCTGAGTTTTAGAAAACATATGTAATTCACATTAACGGGAACTAATCCCTATGACATAGACTGTGCGAACCCGAGAATGGTCCCTGGATTCAAAATACAGCGTACGGATGGACGGACAAGTCCCAATAATCCCGTGCGAAAGCGGGTGTCCATGCAACTTCGATTAATGGCGCACCGTAAAAAAACAGATCATGATGCTTCAAACGGCCTCTACCAGCCTTGCTTACTATTGCCTGCAAGAAAAATGGAGAGATAAACTAGGTAATATGACTGATGCCATCATGTCTATGTTTAGATCGACACTTGCACTGGCAGTCGTTCCTTCCCAGGAAACATGACTCCGAAAACAGCTTCATGATTCTAAAGACGTCTGCAGTTGGACGGAAATGTTGGCATCAGAATCACTGTTCTTTGCTTCGATAAGCATGTCAGTGGTTGGCTAGCAGCATTCCAGTCTGTTTTCCCACCAACCTTTACGGCCTCTTACCTAGTCGACATCGCTTGGTCAACCGCAGAGGGCTTGTAAACATCGCACAAGCCACGAGGCGTTCAGACATTAAGGCAAATTACTGATTTGTCTTCAGATTCGACCCTGGTTTGACCCCGCTATAAAGGCACCAACCCGCCTTTTTGTTCCCTTTTTGTCGCAGTGGCCACCCTCAGCCAAATCCGGCTCAGATGCAGACCTCAGGACACTCTTCTTCTCTGCAGGACCCCAATTCAGCTCCTTCACAAGTCAAAGCCGGGGAATCACTCACCAGGAAGTCTTTAACACTGTCACCGAATCGTCGCACAGAAACTGGCTGGAGCAGTAGTATGGGAGACAAAGTGGAGGAACCTATACCAAAATTAGGCTACGAAGTGGTACGAATGCTGCCTTGTCTCTTTTCTTGAAACATTGGATGCTGATTCTTACTCTGAACTTGATGAGGCGTCGAAAACTGCTCTCATCTCCCAAGAGAAGCTCGATTCGGAGGCGAAAGGCGAGGAAAATCACGTTCAATTTGCTACTTACAGACCCGACAAATTTCGACAAGGTATGTCACATAAGACTATCTGACAAACCATGTCCGTTTATTTGTATTCCTTCAGTCAACCCACCCAGCCCACAAGATCCAAATCGCAAATTCTTCGTGCCTTTGCCGCTAAGAGTTTACTTCTGGATCCCGCTCGTCGTGTTTCTGGTATTAGGTGCAATTGGACTAGAGGTAGCATTGCACTTCAGCAACAAAAATCAAGGTGACGTTTCTCGATTGTCCTAATCAATTTGTAAGTTATGTTAATATCTACCTTAGGATGGCCTTCCAAGGAATCTGATAATGCGGCCAACGCAATGCATTATGTCTACGTATGATGGTTCGctttcatcttcgtcaaacTCCGTTAACTCTGTTCTGTTACAGACCTTGCCTCCCGTCATTGTCGCTGCCATTGTAATGAGTATTTCTTCAACGTGTTATCGTACGAGGTGCTTATTGATACATAGGTTGTAGCTATGTGGGCGTGGACGGATATTGAAATTAAGAAAATTCAGGTCAGTCTGctcaaagttataaatatCTTATGCTTACCATCTTAATTTCCCGGTAGCCCTACGTTGATCTAGTCCACGGCAATTCGCCCCCTCACCGAAGTCTTTTGTTGGATTATACTAGGCAAAAGTAAATCTTCCCGTTGATTAATCGACTTTGTTTCATTGATGTAAATTCGTCAGCAACTTTTTGGTATGGACACAGGCGGCTTCCAATCATCATTATCTAGTGGCGCTCGCTACTTTGATGGTCCTAATGACTTTAAGCTTCCAACCACTTGCTTCTGCTTTGCTCGTAGTCAAAGATACGTGGACAGAATTACCGAGTCAGTCGCACATTGCCGACCCATAGAACAAAAATTAACCCATCTAATGGCAGATATTGGCACAAAAAATCTGCAGGCCATATCACTAAATCAAAACCTGCAGTTTAACGACCTTTCCTGTGCGTTTATGGCATGAACCTTCATTCAATGTGTTGTTGATCGATCATAATTCGTTTATAGCTTTTCTTGCTGCTGCGGGTTATGCAGGCGCGTCTGTTTTATATAATTTAGACCCACCGCCATTCGTTCGTCTTCCATATACAGTTGCGAACTTTGAGGTGAGTGCTCTTTTCGAATGTGGCGTGTTAAACTTCAGCTCATGGGTCACCCACTTGAATAATAGCTTCCAACGGTAGTCTCAAATGGGTCTGCATTTGCGAATACCAATGCAATCAAGAGCAACACTAACTGTCAGCCGGCTCAGGTATGCAACGTAATCAGTAGTAAAAGTCACGAAAATTGGCATCTAAAATATTTCATAGGTCCAAATGACACAAGTGGGTCCGGGAAGGTGGACCAATACCGCGGTGGTTGGCGACTGCTCAATAACCTTCAGTGTATCCAACTCTACTACTGATACACTATTTGGTAAAGTTCAAATATTTTCCAAATTATAGCTTATCCTGTTAAC contains:
- a CDS encoding putative cytosolic iron-sulfur protein assembly protein 1, translating into MDVDLPYKPQWNTGHEDRAWHVAWNPAKPLLASCSADKTVRLYSYASSSNEATPGLEFQLITSIPTGHAKTVRSVAWAPAGQTLATASFDSNIGIWEKEADEWECISTLEGHETECKCIAYSASGTLLASCSRDKTVWIWEVHPDGDFETISVLMEHTQDVKFVSWHPIEEILASASYDDTIKLYIEDPSDDWYCFSTLSGHTSTVWSLAWSPGTSSYLASSSDDKTVRVWRRVAEHKWECVLVLGGHDRSVYSVSWNKAPKSVRKSTPGCLGWLASAGGDGKVLIWELSEPILEDNTSGNVSLLPPRHKLIASIPSAHGVHDVNSVVWCPREGYEDLLATTGDDGYTRVWKIVPTT
- a CDS encoding Meiotically up-regulated gene 89 protein, whose translation is MNLFSRKKIPQKDTNQEENEGQKRPANTAFKQQRLKAWQPILAPKTVLPLVLLLGLLFVPIAVLLIWGSSLVTEIAIDYTECENQSASSSNSSLNFVNIPSNKYSYKLRSKDAKESHEISTPRYAFLDNTNNATVTDVSDKKQCAIQFQIPADLEPSVLLYYKLTNFYQNHRRYVKSLNSKQLKGKFVSATDLDKSDCKPLSSIDGKAIYPCGLIANSVFNDTFSNPVLLNPSGSSQSSQTYELSSRNIAWPGEANKYVSSPIIPGGYSSFDEIVPPPNWHNRFPNNYTKENPPPDLHNDERFQNWMRTAGLPTFTKLYGRNDNDTMQKGTYQIIVGLNFPVLSYKGTKSIVISTVSWSGGKGNFLGWSYIAAAVVYLLLAVFGAARQLIKPRRIGDISHLSWNQQKIL